From Candidatus Sphingomonas colombiensis, one genomic window encodes:
- a CDS encoding TonB-dependent receptor, whose product MNIISKVALLTSAIVVPGIAIAQPDQPAAPDSAKVTDTVIVTASRGDNGISTATLGSSATVITASDLQDRQTVIVSDVLRDIPGVSVNRTGAVGGMTDVRIRGAEANHTLVLIDGIEAADPYFGQYDFASLTADPGARIEVLRGEQSALYGSDAIGGVINYITASGREMPGFAARIEGGSFNTVDGAVRGAGVVGDLDYALGGSYSGIGGYVVAPGGSRRIGSKIGTLNGKFGYEAGAIALRAVVRYNHADADLNNQDYLLTGNAIDSGGSYVNDTLYALVGARLTAAEGRWVTDLSGQLTDAQRRYFDDNRNETSGDNGRRHKASLVSTLKLGDDNIVHALTAAVDYEREEYRGTANYITGPNPYQHTDNWGIVGQYQLTINDRFGLGGAVRRDFNDRFQDSTTWHAQASYRFDTGTRLHAAGGSGVKAPTFFELFGYSPSSGFVGNPNLKPERSTGWEAGVEQSFLDGHARIDVTYFNAKLRDMIVTVYGPYTVKNAPGTTPHQGVEVSANFVLPAGFRFDGSYTYLDAKDDLGIELQRRPKHIGSANLAWRAPDDRFGAAVTVRYNGDSRDTNFATYAVETLRAYTLVSLNADVALTRGLSLYGRIENLFDTDYRETIGFLTPGRAAYAGIRARF is encoded by the coding sequence ATGAATATCATTAGCAAGGTTGCGCTGCTGACCAGCGCCATCGTCGTGCCGGGCATCGCGATCGCGCAGCCCGATCAGCCGGCTGCGCCAGACAGTGCAAAGGTCACCGACACGGTGATCGTCACCGCATCGCGCGGCGACAACGGAATTTCCACCGCGACATTGGGCTCATCCGCCACGGTGATCACCGCGAGCGATCTCCAGGATCGGCAGACGGTGATCGTGTCCGATGTGCTGCGCGATATTCCCGGTGTGTCGGTCAACCGCACCGGCGCGGTCGGCGGGATGACCGACGTGCGCATTCGCGGCGCGGAGGCCAATCACACCCTGGTGCTGATCGACGGCATCGAGGCGGCCGATCCCTATTTCGGCCAATATGATTTCGCCAGCCTCACCGCCGATCCCGGCGCGCGGATCGAGGTGCTGCGCGGCGAGCAGAGCGCGCTCTATGGCTCCGACGCGATCGGTGGGGTGATCAATTACATCACCGCCAGCGGGCGCGAGATGCCCGGCTTCGCGGCGCGGATCGAAGGCGGCTCGTTCAACACCGTCGATGGCGCAGTGCGTGGCGCCGGCGTGGTGGGCGATCTCGATTACGCGCTGGGTGGCTCTTATTCCGGGATCGGCGGCTATGTCGTCGCACCGGGCGGATCGCGCCGCATCGGATCGAAGATCGGCACGCTCAACGGCAAGTTCGGCTATGAGGCCGGTGCGATCGCGCTGCGCGCCGTGGTGCGGTACAATCACGCCGACGCGGATCTGAACAATCAGGATTATCTCCTCACCGGCAATGCGATCGATTCCGGCGGCAGTTATGTCAACGATACGCTCTATGCGCTGGTCGGCGCGCGGCTCACCGCCGCCGAGGGTCGCTGGGTGACCGACCTGAGCGGGCAACTCACCGACGCGCAACGTCGCTATTTCGATGACAATCGTAACGAGACCAGCGGCGACAACGGCCGGCGGCACAAGGCATCGCTCGTCTCTACGCTGAAGCTCGGTGACGACAATATCGTCCACGCGCTTACCGCCGCCGTCGACTATGAGCGGGAGGAATATCGCGGCACGGCCAATTACATCACCGGTCCCAACCCGTATCAGCACACCGACAATTGGGGCATCGTCGGCCAGTATCAGCTGACGATCAACGATCGGTTCGGGCTGGGCGGCGCGGTGCGGCGCGACTTCAATGACCGCTTCCAGGATTCGACCACCTGGCATGCCCAGGCGAGCTATCGCTTCGACACCGGTACACGGCTTCACGCCGCGGGCGGATCGGGCGTCAAGGCACCGACCTTCTTCGAGCTATTCGGCTACTCTCCCTCCAGCGGCTTCGTGGGCAACCCCAATTTGAAGCCGGAGCGCTCGACCGGCTGGGAAGCGGGCGTCGAGCAATCGTTCCTCGACGGCCATGCGCGGATCGACGTGACTTATTTCAATGCCAAGCTGCGCGACATGATCGTCACCGTTTACGGCCCTTACACCGTGAAGAACGCGCCCGGCACGACCCCGCATCAGGGCGTCGAGGTCTCGGCGAATTTCGTGCTGCCCGCCGGTTTCCGTTTCGACGGTTCCTACACTTATCTCGACGCCAAGGATGACCTCGGGATCGAACTGCAACGTCGGCCGAAGCATATCGGGAGCGCCAATCTGGCGTGGCGCGCGCCGGACGATCGCTTCGGCGCGGCGGTGACGGTGCGTTATAATGGTGACTCGCGCGATACCAACTTCGCGACTTATGCGGTGGAAACGCTGCGCGCTTATACGCTGGTGAGCCTGAACGCCGATGTGGCGCTCACGCGCGGGCTATCTCTCTATGGCCGGATCGAGAATCTGTTCGATACCGATTATCGTGAGACGATCGGCTTTCTGACCCCGGGCCGCGCGGCTTACGCCGGTATCCGCGCCCGCTTCTGA
- a CDS encoding iron ABC transporter permease: MTRRWLWPALILLTIAAAALGVGIGSTSIPPARALAALAGHGDPIERAILIELRLPRAILGLAVGAMLGLGGAALQGYLRNPLAEPSVLGASNGASLGAVIALYYGLAQWHPAALPVMAILGALAALALLFALAGRSESPLTLILAGIAVATLAGAGISLALNLSPNPFAAIEIMTWLLGSLEDRSFEHVLLALPCIAIGMMLLAGQGGALDALSLGEDGAMALGVDLNRTRVRLLLGVAIGVGGAVAVSGAIGFVGLIVPHLIRPFTDRSPSAVLWPSALAGAALLTLADVAVRVIPSTNELKLGVVTAFLGVPVFLAHLMRERRLW; this comes from the coding sequence GTGACCCGCCGCTGGTTATGGCCCGCACTGATCCTGCTAACGATCGCGGCCGCCGCGCTGGGCGTGGGCATCGGCAGTACCTCGATCCCGCCGGCACGCGCCCTCGCGGCACTGGCCGGGCATGGCGATCCGATCGAGCGGGCCATCCTGATCGAGCTACGCCTGCCGCGCGCGATCCTCGGGCTGGCGGTGGGCGCGATGCTCGGGCTCGGGGGCGCCGCGTTGCAGGGATATCTCCGCAACCCGCTTGCCGAACCGTCAGTGCTCGGCGCGTCGAACGGTGCCTCGCTGGGCGCGGTGATCGCGCTTTATTACGGGCTGGCACAATGGCATCCGGCCGCGCTTCCGGTGATGGCAATTCTTGGCGCGCTGGCGGCGCTCGCACTGCTGTTCGCGCTGGCCGGTCGCTCGGAAAGCCCGCTAACGCTGATCCTCGCCGGGATCGCGGTGGCAACATTGGCGGGCGCCGGGATCAGCCTCGCGCTCAACCTGTCCCCGAACCCATTCGCAGCTATCGAAATCATGACGTGGCTGCTCGGCAGTCTTGAGGATCGCTCGTTCGAGCATGTCCTGCTCGCGCTGCCGTGCATCGCGATCGGCATGATGCTGCTCGCCGGACAGGGAGGCGCGCTCGATGCGCTGAGCCTGGGCGAAGATGGCGCGATGGCACTGGGGGTCGATCTCAACCGAACGCGCGTACGCCTGCTGCTTGGCGTGGCGATAGGAGTCGGCGGTGCAGTCGCGGTGTCGGGGGCGATCGGTTTCGTCGGGCTGATCGTGCCGCACCTGATCCGCCCGTTCACCGATCGCAGCCCGTCTGCCGTGCTGTGGCCAAGCGCGCTGGCGGGCGCCGCGCTGCTGACGCTGGCGGATGTCGCGGTGCGCGTGATCCCCAGCACCAACGAGTTGAAGCTCGGCGTGGTCACCGCCTTCCTCGGCGTGCCGGTGTTCCTCGCCCATCTGATGCGGGAGCGACGGCTGTGGTAA
- a CDS encoding branched-chain amino acid aminotransferase, translated as MNFAFEPNPNLVPASERTARIADPVFGRVHTDHMAILHWSQDKGWHDAKVTARAPLSIDPATAVLHYAQEIFEGLKAYRMEDGASALFRPDANARRFRDSARRLAMPELPDELFLGSIEALVSADRAWIPTGEGGSLYLRPFMIASEAFLGVKPSAQYLYMVLASSVGSYWKGGVKPISLWVSHDYSRAAPGGTGAAKCGGNYATSLVAQAEAIRRGCDQVVFLDAAERRWIEELGGMNIFFVFEDGSVGTPPLTGTILPGITRDSIITIARDQGLTVREELYSIDQWRADAQSGRIVETFACGTAAVVTPIGQVSGPDYSFQIGSGGMGQTTQRFLEQLTAIQRGRAPDPHNWLHRLG; from the coding sequence TTGAACTTCGCGTTTGAGCCGAACCCCAATCTTGTGCCCGCGAGTGAGCGTACCGCGCGGATCGCCGATCCGGTATTCGGCCGTGTCCACACCGATCACATGGCAATTCTGCATTGGTCGCAAGATAAGGGCTGGCATGACGCCAAGGTGACGGCGCGTGCGCCGCTGTCGATCGATCCCGCGACCGCCGTGCTGCACTATGCGCAGGAGATCTTCGAGGGGTTGAAGGCTTATCGTATGGAGGATGGCGCGTCGGCGCTGTTTCGTCCCGACGCCAATGCGCGGCGCTTTCGCGATTCCGCGCGGCGGCTGGCGATGCCAGAGCTTCCCGATGAACTCTTCCTCGGTTCGATCGAGGCATTGGTCAGTGCGGATCGCGCATGGATTCCGACGGGGGAGGGCGGCTCGCTCTATCTGCGCCCGTTCATGATCGCGAGCGAAGCGTTCCTGGGGGTGAAGCCATCGGCCCAATACCTTTATATGGTGCTCGCCTCGTCGGTCGGTTCCTATTGGAAGGGCGGGGTGAAGCCGATCTCGCTGTGGGTCAGCCATGATTACAGCCGCGCGGCGCCGGGTGGCACGGGCGCGGCCAAATGTGGTGGCAATTATGCCACCAGCCTCGTCGCGCAGGCGGAGGCAATTCGCCGCGGGTGCGATCAGGTGGTGTTCCTCGACGCGGCCGAGCGTCGCTGGATCGAGGAGCTGGGCGGCATGAACATCTTCTTCGTGTTCGAAGATGGTTCTGTCGGCACGCCGCCGCTGACGGGCACGATCCTGCCCGGCATCACCCGTGATTCGATCATCACGATTGCGCGCGATCAGGGATTGACGGTCCGCGAGGAGCTTTACAGCATCGACCAGTGGCGCGCGGATGCGCAAAGCGGCCGGATTGTCGAGACCTTCGCCTGCGGCACCGCAGCGGTGGTCACCCCGATCGGGCAGGTATCCGGCCCGGATTATTCGTTCCAGATCGGTTCGGGCGGCATGGGGCAGACGACCCAGCGCTTCCTTGAACAGCTCACCGCGATTCAGCGCGGCCGGGCGCCGGATCCGCATAACTGGCTGCACCGGCTGGGTTGA
- a CDS encoding tryptophan-rich sensory protein yields the protein MSFLRWAVVTVPLILLLGFLSGRSVTVGSDSPWYQGLAKPELTPPNWVFPVAWSTLYVLIGLALAMILHARGARARWLAIGLFVAQLALNLIWTPLFFGKHDISLALMDLVALLLLAIATTVLFGRIRPLAAWLMLPYLIWVSFAGVLTWRIGQLNPGAETLVPGAHTSQVIG from the coding sequence CCGTGCCGTTGATCCTGTTGCTGGGCTTCCTTTCCGGACGCAGCGTGACGGTCGGTTCGGATAGTCCATGGTATCAGGGGCTGGCCAAGCCCGAACTGACGCCGCCTAACTGGGTTTTTCCGGTTGCCTGGTCCACGCTCTACGTCCTGATCGGGCTGGCACTGGCGATGATCCTCCACGCGCGCGGCGCACGGGCGCGCTGGCTGGCGATCGGGCTGTTCGTGGCGCAACTCGCGCTCAATCTGATCTGGACGCCGCTGTTTTTCGGCAAGCACGATATCTCGCTAGCACTCATGGATCTCGTCGCGCTGTTGTTGCTGGCGATTGCCACGACCGTCTTGTTCGGCCGGATTCGTCCGCTCGCCGCGTGGCTGATGCTGCCTTATCTGATATGGGTGAGCTTCGCGGGCGTGCTCACCTGGCGCATCGGGCAGCTCAATCCCGGTGCGGAAACACTTGTGCCGGGCGCCCATACCTCCCAGGTAATCGGCTGA
- a CDS encoding accessory factor UbiK family protein, protein MQSENRMFDDFVKLVNGAAGTFAGMGREAQAGARDRAREWIGGLDFVSRDEFEAVKAMAVAARDEADALKARLDKLEAAQAKSKG, encoded by the coding sequence ATGCAGTCCGAAAATCGGATGTTCGATGATTTCGTAAAACTCGTGAACGGTGCGGCGGGCACGTTCGCAGGAATGGGGCGCGAGGCGCAGGCGGGCGCCCGCGATCGTGCGCGCGAATGGATTGGCGGTCTGGATTTCGTCAGCCGCGATGAATTCGAGGCGGTGAAGGCGATGGCGGTTGCCGCGCGCGATGAAGCGGATGCGCTGAAGGCCCGCCTCGACAAGCTCGAAGCGGCGCAGGCGAAAAGCAAGGGCTGA
- a CDS encoding alpha/beta hydrolase, whose amino-acid sequence MKGFAALTLLASVAAAEPAQEAVGPHNRAEAVKIIAGLREIVSPNGLQAIETIPIGGIRQVVSIRSQDLRNPVIIYFHGGPGFVEMPLDWWWDRGWDEYFTVVQWDQRNAGKTFSASGPNDPALLTPERYQRDAEELVQWALKRFGKRKVFVLGHSWGSMLGLKLAAAHPEWLHAYIGMGQMTNGRESERRGWAWTMAQAKAANNAEAIRELQSIAPYAEGETPITVDALMIQRKWLSQYGGAAWRRPGGDFEMAAFKLAPEYSDEDVRNAFKGQPPVTQALLPKILTTDLSTIHSLKVPLILLLGRHDINVSSEVAAEWYATASAPSKRLVWFERSGHHITSEEPGKLLTTLVTDARPIAAQAGDVAP is encoded by the coding sequence ATGAAAGGATTTGCCGCACTGACGTTGCTGGCGTCGGTGGCCGCTGCGGAGCCGGCGCAGGAAGCGGTTGGCCCGCATAATCGCGCGGAGGCGGTAAAGATCATCGCCGGGCTGCGGGAGATCGTCAGCCCCAACGGGCTTCAAGCGATCGAGACTATTCCGATCGGCGGCATCAGGCAGGTGGTGTCGATCCGCAGCCAGGATCTGCGCAATCCGGTCATCATCTATTTCCACGGCGGCCCTGGCTTCGTCGAGATGCCGCTCGATTGGTGGTGGGATCGCGGCTGGGACGAATATTTCACCGTCGTTCAATGGGATCAGCGCAACGCGGGCAAAACCTTCAGCGCCAGCGGGCCGAATGACCCGGCGTTGCTCACGCCCGAGCGCTACCAGCGCGATGCGGAAGAGCTTGTGCAATGGGCGCTCAAGCGGTTCGGCAAGCGCAAGGTGTTCGTGCTCGGGCATAGCTGGGGCAGTATGCTCGGGCTGAAACTCGCGGCCGCGCATCCCGAATGGCTACACGCTTATATAGGCATGGGCCAAATGACGAATGGGCGTGAAAGCGAGCGCCGGGGCTGGGCGTGGACCATGGCGCAGGCGAAGGCGGCAAATAACGCCGAGGCGATCCGCGAACTCCAATCTATCGCACCCTATGCAGAGGGTGAGACACCAATCACGGTCGATGCGTTGATGATCCAGCGCAAATGGCTCAGCCAATATGGCGGGGCGGCGTGGCGGCGGCCGGGCGGCGATTTCGAAATGGCGGCGTTCAAGCTTGCGCCGGAATATAGTGACGAGGATGTGCGGAACGCGTTCAAGGGCCAGCCTCCGGTCACGCAGGCGCTATTGCCGAAAATCCTGACAACCGATCTGTCGACGATCCACTCGCTCAAGGTGCCGCTGATCCTGCTGCTCGGCCGGCACGACATCAACGTGTCGAGCGAGGTGGCGGCCGAATGGTATGCAACGGCATCGGCACCATCAAAGCGGCTCGTGTGGTTTGAGCGCTCCGGACATCACATTACCAGCGAAGAACCGGGTAAATTGCTGACGACGCTGGTGACCGATGCGCGCCCGATCGCCGCGCAAGCGGGCGATGTGGCGCCGTAA
- a CDS encoding ABC transporter substrate-binding protein: protein MRRLFALPMLFALIGAAPLPAPRPQRIVSLNLCADQYLLALADRSQIAALTQFARDPEMSAAATAARGVPFTRGSAEDVLALRPDLIIATSFRRRATMAQLRDRDIATLDLEPAESYAAIVEQVRAVAGAIGHPARGEALIARMNAALRQVSSDAGKGATAAYYQRRGFLTGTGTLIDDLMRRVGLRNLAVRLNKPPLAQVGLEEMARAQPDYLIVETGSEQSADLGTELLQHPLLKPIHRLRLPQSWTVCGGPAYVRAAQSLAAQLDPR from the coding sequence ATGCGCCGCCTGTTCGCCTTGCCCATGCTGTTCGCGCTGATCGGTGCCGCGCCGTTGCCCGCGCCACGACCACAGCGAATCGTCTCGCTCAATCTGTGCGCCGATCAATATCTGCTCGCACTGGCTGACCGGAGCCAGATAGCGGCGCTGACACAGTTCGCGCGCGATCCCGAAATGTCGGCGGCGGCAACGGCGGCGCGTGGCGTGCCGTTCACACGCGGTTCGGCCGAGGATGTGCTCGCGCTGCGGCCCGACCTCATCATCGCCACCTCGTTTCGCCGCCGTGCGACGATGGCGCAACTTCGTGACCGCGATATCGCGACGCTCGATCTCGAACCGGCGGAAAGTTACGCGGCGATCGTCGAGCAGGTCCGCGCGGTGGCGGGGGCGATTGGGCACCCGGCGCGGGGCGAGGCGTTGATCGCGCGGATGAACGCGGCGCTGCGACAGGTGTCGTCCGATGCGGGGAAAGGCGCGACCGCCGCTTATTATCAGCGGCGCGGGTTCCTCACCGGCACGGGGACGCTGATCGATGATCTGATGCGGCGCGTGGGGCTGCGCAACCTTGCCGTGCGGCTCAACAAGCCGCCGCTCGCGCAGGTCGGTCTGGAGGAAATGGCGCGCGCGCAACCGGATTACCTTATTGTGGAGACCGGCAGCGAGCAGTCCGCCGATCTTGGCACCGAACTGCTGCAACATCCGCTGCTGAAGCCGATCCACCGCCTGCGCTTGCCACAATCATGGACGGTGTGCGGCGGCCCCGCGTACGTCCGCGCCGCGCAATCGCTGGCGGCGCAGCTCGATCCTCGATGA
- a CDS encoding helix-turn-helix domain-containing protein, translating into MPVNMVPTTQTASPLFLREPEIRRGLELLYFGNSHVTRSIDQGLAQQGLGRAHHRALYFIARRPNMAVSDLLALLAITKQSLGRVLNELMDRGLVESRPGERDRRQRLLRLTDAGAALENDLYEALREKLSGAYSKAGQEAVTGFWSVLEGLIPDDERPRVEALRR; encoded by the coding sequence ATGCCGGTCAACATGGTGCCAACGACCCAAACCGCGTCCCCACTTTTCCTGCGCGAACCGGAAATCCGGCGCGGGCTGGAGCTGCTTTATTTCGGCAACAGCCATGTCACGCGATCGATCGATCAGGGGCTGGCGCAACAGGGGCTGGGCCGCGCGCATCACCGTGCGCTTTATTTTATCGCGCGCCGGCCGAACATGGCGGTCAGCGATCTGCTGGCGCTGCTCGCGATCACCAAGCAATCGCTGGGCCGGGTGCTCAACGAGCTGATGGATCGTGGGCTGGTGGAAAGCCGCCCCGGCGAGCGCGATCGTCGGCAGCGGCTGCTGCGCCTCACCGATGCGGGCGCCGCGCTGGAAAACGACCTTTACGAGGCGCTGCGCGAGAAGCTGTCCGGCGCTTATTCAAAAGCGGGGCAAGAGGCCGTGACCGGATTTTGGTCCGTCCTGGAGGGGCTGATCCCGGACGATGAGCGCCCCCGCGTCGAAGCGTTGCGCCGCTGA
- a CDS encoding pyrroline-5-carboxylate reductase has translation MRMWMIGCGNMAGAMLARWIDSGVVSAEAVDVVNRSDRALPGGVRQSRDLPAADLPDIVVLGVKPQQLAEVAAQYGDRLRDVPILLSILAGVDEAVLERAFPGPAPVPVMPNLPVALGQGVCVVNAPSADARTRAAIDGLLAPLGEVIWAEGAVYSAAATLSGCGPAYLFRFIDALARAGVAMGLPEADATRLALATVRGAAALAEAEDRAPAALADVVASPGGMTRAGLNVLDNDEALNRLMRATLVAAAARGEEMAAAARG, from the coding sequence ATGCGGATGTGGATGATCGGCTGCGGCAATATGGCCGGGGCGATGCTGGCGCGCTGGATCGACAGCGGCGTGGTGTCGGCTGAGGCGGTGGACGTCGTCAACCGTAGCGATCGCGCGCTCCCCGGCGGCGTGCGCCAGTCGCGCGACCTGCCGGCGGCCGATCTTCCCGATATCGTGGTGCTGGGGGTCAAGCCGCAGCAGCTTGCTGAGGTTGCGGCGCAATATGGCGATCGGCTCCGTGACGTGCCGATCCTGTTGTCGATTCTTGCCGGCGTGGATGAAGCGGTGCTTGAGCGGGCCTTTCCCGGCCCGGCGCCGGTGCCGGTGATGCCCAATCTGCCTGTTGCTCTGGGGCAGGGGGTGTGCGTGGTGAACGCGCCGTCCGCCGATGCGCGAACGCGGGCTGCGATCGATGGGCTACTTGCGCCGCTGGGAGAGGTGATCTGGGCGGAGGGCGCGGTATATTCAGCCGCTGCGACGCTTTCCGGGTGCGGGCCGGCTTATCTGTTTCGTTTCATTGATGCGCTGGCGCGCGCGGGAGTGGCGATGGGGTTACCAGAGGCTGATGCGACACGACTTGCGCTGGCGACGGTGCGTGGTGCGGCGGCGCTTGCCGAGGCAGAGGATCGCGCGCCTGCCGCGCTGGCGGATGTGGTCGCCAGCCCGGGTGGGATGACGCGGGCCGGGCTCAACGTCCTCGATAATGACGAAGCGCTCAACCGGCTGATGCGAGCGACGCTCGTCGCGGCGGCCGCGCGCGGGGAGGAGATGGCAGCCGCCGCGCGGGGCTGA
- a CDS encoding YbjN domain-containing protein: MMLDEAEDDHEAAAPLDMLERYFAAHGWPCERHDDEISATIKGSWTEYEVRALWREEDSVLQFLCFPDVKVAEERRAPIHEALTLVNEQMWVGHFELWSSSGILLYRHAMVVDGDEDGEQVMSLGATELLVETAIDECERFYPVFQFVLWGGKTPREAIAAALIETQGEA; the protein is encoded by the coding sequence ATGATGCTTGACGAAGCCGAAGACGATCACGAAGCGGCCGCCCCGCTGGACATGCTGGAGCGTTATTTCGCGGCGCACGGCTGGCCCTGCGAGCGCCACGATGACGAGATCAGCGCGACCATCAAGGGAAGCTGGACCGAATATGAGGTGCGCGCGCTGTGGCGCGAGGAGGATAGTGTCCTCCAGTTCCTTTGCTTCCCCGATGTGAAGGTTGCGGAGGAGCGTCGCGCGCCGATCCATGAGGCGCTGACACTGGTCAACGAGCAAATGTGGGTCGGCCATTTCGAACTATGGTCATCCAGCGGCATCCTCCTCTATCGCCATGCGATGGTGGTGGATGGCGACGAGGATGGCGAGCAGGTCATGTCGCTGGGCGCGACGGAACTGCTGGTCGAAACCGCAATCGACGAGTGCGAGCGTTTCTATCCCGTGTTCCAGTTCGTGCTGTGGGGCGGCAAGACCCCGCGCGAGGCGATCGCGGCGGCATTGATCGAGACGCAGGGCGAAGCGTGA